Below is a window of Vanessa tameamea isolate UH-Manoa-2023 chromosome 11, ilVanTame1 primary haplotype, whole genome shotgun sequence DNA.
TGGCACCTATCTGGTGGATTACGAATACGTTAGTGTATTACGGAATGTCTATTAACGCAGTCAACTTATCGGGTAATAGATACCTAAACTACGTGTACGTTGCTGCTGTTGAAATTCCTGGTTACTGGACAGCTATACTGCTATTGGACCGAATTGGGAGGAAGCCAGTTCTTATTGGTGGTTATTGGCTATGCGCAGCTTGTCAGTTTGCATTTGCATTTATCCCCGATGGTAAGACAACATTTTATGTTATACAAGGTctcacatttattaaaatattattattggtaacaaaactttttgtttatattttaaagaaaaaaaaaaatctaaaacagtTTTCATACAACAGAATATTCAATTACAGGTTACGGCGGCTTGTCGTTGGCGTTTTACTTAATCGGCAAGTACTCAATAGCGGTGGTAATGACGTCTGTGTATGTGTACACTGCTGAGCTGTTCCCCACCAAGTATCGTCACAGCCTCTTCGCCTTCGCATCCATGGTGGGCCGACTGGGTTCCATCACGGCACCTCTTACTCCTGCACTTGTAAGTTTGAAGAGATGTTGATATCTTGagaaatatactaaataattcaaaacaccCGAAGAGATATGAACAATGAGTGTCACTCCTTAACTACCCATATTAAACTAAATGACTAGATTTAGGCAAGTTAcgacattaaaataacttaatttcagGCTTTGGAGATTTGGGAGAGTCTACCATCCGTACTGTTTGGCTCATTTGCGCTGCTTTCTGGGTTACTGATCTTCACCACACCGGAAACTCTCGGAACTAAACTACCTAACACGATGGAAGAGGCCGAACAGCTCAGTTCGAAGAAAAATAATTcctaatctaaatataaatctgagtgaatttaataaaatcacatttaatataatttaataaaatcctaTGTATAAACTCATGTTGcattaattgaattttagaaATTGCAGGTTTTATGTTGAAAAATTAGCTTAGCGCCATTTAGTGATTGATGTAACCGTCACTCGGTCTTAAGTATGCCCTAACATAATTATACTAACACTGAGCCGACGTAATACTTCTGTCTGCGATTGGCTTGTACGTGTGGGATGCTATAATTGCAAATATGCTATATTTgtcaataacatattatgtaataacatGCAAGCTTTGTCGCCTGcgataaatatatagttataactatgatcgttattaaattattttggctACAGAAATTTGATTGCCAGGCTAGACCAATAAATTGTTAATCTCCTTCTCTTGAAATTCTTGGTAGCAGCTTGGAGCTTAGAAGTTTGCAGCGAGACATtcccgtgcctcgaaaagcacgtGAAATTAGCCCTGAGTTTGAAATCTCTCAGTACGTGTACGATTATCGGAACATCGAATTATGACAGTAGGGGAACAAAGCAAACACCTGTACTTgagcacaattttttttttttttttattagggaaacatacagcatatcgtatattacaacttaatataataatcatattttaacacTTATGCCAGTTAAGTTTCCACTACTGTTTTAACAGGGAAGTGGACTAATTTtgatgttacataaaatataactatttatgacaaagtaaaattttaacgtaatatggTTATGGTTAATtactaataagtatttttcacaagattatgaaatttacttaaactatttttaaacagatCAATGTGGTTGTATTTTCTATTATGACTATTACAAGATCTTAGAATAaaagaatttttgaaataattagttttacaaataggtattgaaaAAGTATCCTGAGAGCGAGCGTTAAAACgaggacatttaaataaaatcttactgAGCAGATATGgagaatcaattaaattatttaatattttgtaaagaaacatttGGTCTCTTTGTATTCTACGTTCTTCAAGTGGCAAAAAGACAGtcaggaaaaataaatttgtatcgcAACCTCCTGAtaaattagttttgtatttgtgcactataatatattctgcacAGTTTTTTATGTCTCATCTTTATGTGATAGATTATATATGACGCAATAGGTGTTCCTAAGTTATATTTAAGGGGCTTGACGTAAGGGTGGCTGCTGCCATGTCTTTCACCATcactcatgttttttttttacaccagGAAagcgtttcaatttaaataaagaccaaccaagtattttatttgaagatttttagaatttttgtttgtcggtttgtctgtttgtctgtgcCAAGGTTTTGCGTGATTGTCACCTTCTAATATGAGTTGTATGCATTAGCAAACCATAAAGCGGTAGAAGTAGTAGAAGAACATTATCAATCAAAACGACCAGCCCTTGGATGGCATTACAATACTTTTTTGTCACGACaaaaaagtattgtatatacatatataatatataaagtattgtatatattgtatattgtatataagtcACGACTTTCGTCACTCCGTCTGTTATACTACATGGAACAAGGGCTGATAAGGTTAAaccctatataaataataccattCTGTGGTGTTAAATCATCCCTCTgcatttgacaataaatatcgAACCGAAACAAAGCTAATAAAAATGCACAACAGTTTTTGAATTTGTAGTTAGATATTGGTAACGATAAATACCCACAAGAACGAGAAAAAGGTGTCATCATCTTTTTATGGGGACGTAACGACAACAGCAAACAAAGAAGGCTCCTGGCTTCGCGAAAGATACATTACGACcaatatgttataaatgttgaaattttCCAGGGTATAAGGTAGAGTATATCTTGATTAACAGAGTTATGGAActgtatgatatttatatattaataactgtcCAGTTGAGTTTTTGGAGTCCCTGAGCACTTCTAGCCTGCCAGCTCATAAAACTTATTTGAAAGTCGTCGTACCTCTAGTAGACCTCCTTAGAAACTGAAATCTTCTAAAGCTATGTAACGGTACCAAATTAAAAGTAGAGTACAACGCATCGTGATACAAGCTAAAGATAGAAAGCTGTTAACAGGGTGCGGCGCAGCTGATCTATTGATCGGAACCCTTTTATTCCATAATacttttcatttagttttaaacgagttcagtatataaataaatatatgataacttTTACTAACaagattacattataaatttaaaacatgatgTTGCCATTcccataacttttaaattgctGAACTGGTTTTTAACATGAACATCGCGAAGAATACGCTTGAATcagtaacaaacaaaaaaatcctAATCGGTTCATCTATTTTCTAACTACGATGCCACGACAGACACACAGATATACAGATATATCAAACTTATACCATCCGTATTTTTTAGCTGCGGCTTAAAgtcacgcgaacggagtcgAGGACACGAGCTAGTTTATAATAGGttggtttgaaaataaatatgtttttttccttGAATGTTGAATATTTTCCAACGGAATTTAGTTACTAAGTTTAGCACTatctatttattacaaagataaCCATCTATCCGAATTTACCCATTATCCATAATTCATCACCATCgcttttattttgtgaaataaagatatgatatgaatatttatgtaaaaatgcaCTTTCAATCATTTGCTCCAGCGATAAACTAGTATCTTCGATAATCCTagcttacatattttattaatgtgaaaatgagtttgtttgtctgttaagctttcacgtcttaactacttaaCTGATCGTCATGAAATTTTACACACACGTTTTCAGCACAGGAAATAAAAAGGATACCGAAACTAGTCGTTTAATAAGTTTTGAGTACGGTATAtaacggtaaataaataaagtaaaacgaTTTCATGATCATCATCAACAGCCTGAAGTATCCAATAATCGGTATAAGCCTGCCTTATCTCTTGCTAGCTATGGCCTTGTAGCGTAGGCTTATGTCTATCACGACGACTCGCGCTGCTGCATGAATGGGGTTTCGACAGCAATGCTTTAATATTTGGCTAAATCTCCAATACTATGTgacaaaactaatattttttatcttacacAGACaggcgaaaataaaataaaaagattacgTTTTATTAACCCGCGCTCAATCTAATAATTCTTATCTATTATTGATACATTGTTTACTATAATGTTCTTAGTGGacaataaaatgacaatttgaAACACCGCTAGAGTGACGGAGCGCTTCTTTCAAGACGGTCTCCTTCGAAACATGGCTGATCAAACACGAGCAAATCctaatgatgataattatgaagAGAAAAAAGATAGGAAGACGGTTAATCTAGATAGAATCTTAGTAGAGGAGATCGGGGAAATTGGTCCATATCAGCTGCGGACGTTGGTTCTGTCCGTAGTAGTGGTCATCTTTGCTGCATGGGCTGCGAGTGAATACGTTTTTACAACTGCTCGTATTAGTACCAGGTAAAACGAAATGATTatgattcaaataattattattttatgaatatattcaaatcacAATAAAATTGAATCGCAATTTACATTCTCTATGCGAAAATATTATGAGCATCAGGGGTACTTAGCAACCACTTATCATAATATATCCTCCTGCCTTAAAACAATACTTTGTGTTGATGAGTTCTAGTTTAGAACGATGAGTGAGCCAACATAACTTCAGGATCATGGGAcgcaacatcttagttcccaaggttgtcgACGCATTGGTCgaaattggttaaaaaaaatgaccAGTGGAGACATTTTTTCAGACATCAAcaatcttttgtttatttttaccaCAACCGTAAAATGTAAGTAGTTCAAATTGagatacaaacatttaaatcacCTACCAAATGAAGCCTGTAACACTGCAAATGGCGCCAATACCGCCATTACAATATATACGATCCCACGCCCAGGAAACTAGTGCCATCCCCTTAGATCTCCTTCTATTAATTACGCAcgacatatttttgttattgccATACAAAACATACTAAAATAGATACGTATGTTTTAGAGGAGAATGCAGTGAGGAAGTTAATGTTtctgcatattttatttaagatgtttAATACAAGAATGTGAAACACGAGAGTCGACTGAGTTCAGACCATCTTGGGTTTTTAACGCAGTGCCCGATAGCGGTAGCTCTTTCGACAACTGTCGACGATTTGATGGCATCAATGGAACTGCGTGGAGAAGTGATGTCTGCCCTGCGGACTGGTTCAATCGTGAGAACGTCGTTGACTGCGAAGAATTTATTTACGAGAACACTGATACTGTCGTCTATGATGTGAGTAATGTAACATTGTCAGATCTCCATACTCTACCCATAATACGTCACCATTTTTCGTGTTTTATAAGATAAGTACTATGTAACTATTGCtatttatgtaactatttaattatttattcgaattactaacttttttattgattttttttaagcaaagttataaaataattgttacgtATCGTTCgctaaaaacatattttaaaatatgaggtactaaaaatgtatcaaattttatctttaagatGTCCACCAcattttacatttcattcaacTACTCGAATATAaaagctatatttattttacttgtataacatcacataatatacattacatacattagcagcctgtaaatttcccactgctgggctaaggcctcctctcccttttgggagaaggcttggaacatattccactacgctgctccaatgcggattggtggaatacacatgtggcagaatttcgttgaaattagacacatgcaggtttcctcacgatgttttccttcaccgccgagcacgagatgaattataaacacaaattaagcacatgaaaattcagtggtgcctgcctgggtttgaacccgaaatcatcggttaagatgcacgcgttctaaccactagaccatctcggctctctacaTAATATAACCACTAAAAATCTTTCCAGTATGGGTTAGCATGTGACGAATGGCGTCGGACACTCATCGGCTCAGTTCGGACCTTTGGTACCCTGACCGCGTTACCGATTACGGGCTACGTGTCGGACCGATGGGGGCGGCGAACCGCGCTGAGTATTAACGCCTTCAACACCGCCTGGATGGGTACAGTCCGGTACTTTGCCGGCACTTACGTAGGTTTCCTCATCTCAGAAGTGGCAGAAGCTACGTTTGGTTCAGCTGGATTTTCCTGCTGCTATATACTTCGTAAgactttatactttttaatttatataatttgacttCCAGTACGTCTGACAGTAATAAAGTCAGACTTGTTCGTACAGCCAACGTACACCCGGAAGTTCGTCGtctataaacttataaataaaaagataatttagcttaataaaaataaatatttttgaatactatGCGTGACGCAGTATAACATGATAAAGAGATAATCAAATCTATCTAAAAGAGATAACTACACGCATgactaaaacttaaaaataataattgtatgagTAGATAATGACTTGTCTCTTTTAGAGAAACTTTTCAACTTATTCCACCGCAATAACTCCAATAGTAGAAACTTTCTAGACTGAATTTCCTACGACACACGAAGGTTTCATCGTAATGTTTTTCTTCAGCAATGagcaccagatgaattatagacacaaatcaAGCACCGGTGATCTTCAATTACCGCctgttcatttaatataaaccgTGAAGGCCACGCTTGCTGTGCGTCGTACGTgagacgtttatttatttatcctacatacgctatattattatatatcagcAAAGGTATTTATGACCAACGAAACCGATAATTTGGggcaattatataataaaaagaaacaagtaTAAACCAGCAATCAGTTTCTTTAAAACGCGTATTTTATTACTGAGTAGCATCGTTTCTCTGATCCAGAGTAGGGGAATAAGCTTCACATCTTCAACTTAAGACGATAGAAAGCTTTtgctcagcagtgggatatttcaatcgttatttttgtcttttacgaaaaataatacaagacttGCTCTTTTACAGTTAAGATTTATTGACTCTTTGAATGTACTATGAGTAAATTCAAGAAGAATTCAACTTCACTCTCCCATTTATGTCATCGTGAAGAATATTAAATAGAGACGGTTTGGAATTAGTTATATATTGTTTCTAGTAATGGAACTCGTGGGCCCGAAGTATCGAGTCATCGCTGGAGCGACCATGAACACGTTTTTCTCCATTGGTCAAATAACAATGGGTTTCATCGCTTGGGGAGTTCCTAATTGGCAGAATCTTACGCTCACTCTGTACGTTCCGCAGTTCATTACCATATCTTACTTCTGGATCATGTCTGAGTCTGTCCGCTGGTACATGAGCAAAGGTCGTTTCGAAGAAGCAGAAAAGGTCCTTAAAGACGTAGCCCGTGTCAACAAGAAGGCATTATCGGATAACTCGTTACAACTATTGAGAGAAAATGTAATAGAAGAGGAGAGGCAGAAAGCCAACGAAGAAGCAGAAAAAGCAAGTGAACCATGGCTGATAGTGCTTGTATTTAGACACAAAGCAATTCTAACACGAGTACTTGTGTCTCCGATTTGGTGGATCACTACCACGTTTATATACTACGGTATGTCTATAAACTCGGTGAATATGTCTGGGAACCGGTACTTGAACTATGTAGCGGTGTCCGCAGCCGAGATCCCGGGTTACTGGACTGCAGTGCTTCTGATGGGTAGGATTGGGAGAAAACCCGTGCTAGCTGGGGCCTTCTGGATTTGTGCCGCTTGCCAGGTGGGGTACATCTTCATGCCTGACGGTGAGTTTTAtcgtattttgtaaataaaatagagaaATACCTGtgataaaaatgaatgaatatataaatactcaatattcataaaatattaaaaaacgatcTTCCTATAGATCCTCTTAAAGTTTAAAACGGttttcttcataatattatttttaaaataaatctcctCATATATCATGAGATAATtccaattaatttaatga
It encodes the following:
- the LOC113400954 gene encoding organic cation transporter protein-like, with amino-acid sequence MADQTRANPNDDNYEEKKDRKTVNLDRILVEEIGEIGPYQLRTLVLSVVVVIFAAWAASEYVFTTARISTRCLIQECETRESTEFRPSWVFNAVPDSGSSFDNCRRFDGINGTAWRSDVCPADWFNRENVVDCEEFIYENTDTVVYDYGLACDEWRRTLIGSVRTFGTLTALPITGYVSDRWGRRTALSINAFNTAWMGTVRYFAGTYVGFLISEVAEATFGSAGFSCCYILLMELVGPKYRVIAGATMNTFFSIGQITMGFIAWGVPNWQNLTLTLYVPQFITISYFWIMSESVRWYMSKGRFEEAEKVLKDVARVNKKALSDNSLQLLRENVIEEERQKANEEAEKASEPWLIVLVFRHKAILTRVLVSPIWWITTTFIYYGMSINSVNMSGNRYLNYVAVSAAEIPGYWTAVLLMGRIGRKPVLAGAFWICAACQVGYIFMPDGLYGASLTLYLIGKYSIAMVMTSVYVYTAELYPTKYRHSLFAFSSMMGRIGSIVAPLTPAFGAIVWDNLPFALFGGFALLSGLLVLITPETLGSKLPDTMDEASMIGVKTKKAAA